A region from the Melioribacter roseus P3M-2 genome encodes:
- a CDS encoding right-handed parallel beta-helix repeat-containing protein, producing MYRKIIFASLVIILTSININSQIYVAPDGDDSNPGAIDRPLESLQKAQELAKAGDTVYIGGGLYKVREDRISRVVSNLFACVTYLDKSGTEGNTIKYWAYPGETPVFDFSDVMPANQRVVGIYVIGNYIHLKGIEMTGIQVTITSHTESYCIYSRGNNNIFEQISMHDNVGTGLRHYKGGNNLFLNCDSYRNWDNVSEDGLGGNTDGFGCHPDASGTGTVFKGCRAWFNSDDGFDIIRADASVVFDSCWAFYNGYSASFQSLGDGNGFKAGGFAHDTADRIPNPVPMHTIQFCIAAKNKANGFYANHHLAGNYWYNNSAYQNTINFNMLNRPSREDADNIDGDGYDHILKNNLSYQKGFGNKHIAYIDTSRNILVTNSWQFDLTLSDADFKSLDINLLTSPRKEDGSLPDIDFMSPAQGGKIIDAGTDIGFPYFGNAPDLGAIESGFITSINLNCIDLPDNFKLYQNYPNPFNPVTNILYELSEPAVVNLAVFNSSGQKIATLVSGFQERGSYKLTFDGEGLASGVYFYKLKINDNSVVKQMTLLK from the coding sequence GTGTATAGAAAAATTATTTTTGCATCGCTCGTCATAATATTGACGTCGATTAATATTAATTCACAAATTTATGTAGCTCCTGACGGCGACGATTCGAATCCCGGCGCTATCGACCGGCCGCTTGAATCGCTCCAGAAAGCGCAGGAATTAGCCAAAGCCGGGGATACTGTTTATATAGGCGGCGGTCTTTACAAAGTAAGAGAAGACCGGATATCGAGAGTTGTGTCGAATCTTTTTGCATGCGTTACATATCTGGATAAAAGCGGGACCGAAGGAAATACAATCAAATATTGGGCTTACCCTGGGGAGACTCCCGTCTTCGATTTTTCAGATGTAATGCCTGCTAATCAAAGAGTCGTGGGTATCTACGTCATCGGAAATTATATTCACCTGAAAGGAATTGAAATGACGGGCATCCAGGTTACTATAACATCCCACACCGAATCGTACTGCATTTACAGCAGGGGCAATAATAATATATTCGAGCAAATAAGCATGCACGATAATGTGGGAACGGGATTAAGGCATTATAAAGGAGGCAACAATTTATTTCTCAATTGCGATTCCTACAGGAATTGGGATAACGTTTCGGAAGACGGACTAGGCGGAAATACGGACGGTTTCGGTTGCCATCCCGACGCAAGCGGAACGGGCACTGTGTTCAAAGGTTGTCGCGCGTGGTTCAATAGCGACGACGGATTCGATATCATTCGCGCCGACGCGTCTGTGGTTTTCGACAGCTGCTGGGCTTTTTATAACGGATATTCAGCTTCGTTCCAAAGTCTCGGAGACGGAAACGGTTTCAAGGCGGGCGGCTTTGCACACGACACTGCCGACAGAATTCCCAATCCGGTTCCAATGCATACGATCCAGTTTTGCATAGCGGCTAAAAATAAGGCCAATGGATTTTATGCAAATCATCATCTGGCGGGTAATTACTGGTATAACAATTCCGCTTATCAGAATACAATTAATTTCAATATGCTTAATCGCCCGAGCCGTGAAGACGCCGATAATATTGACGGCGACGGATACGATCATATATTGAAAAATAATTTGAGTTATCAGAAAGGTTTCGGCAATAAACACATTGCCTATATCGATACAAGCAGGAATATTCTTGTAACCAACTCTTGGCAATTTGACCTTACCCTGTCAGACGCCGACTTTAAAAGTCTGGATATAAATTTACTGACATCTCCCCGTAAGGAAGACGGTAGTTTGCCCGATATCGATTTTATGAGTCCGGCGCAGGGCGGTAAAATAATAGACGCGGGAACAGACATCGGATTCCCTTATTTCGGGAATGCGCCCGATTTAGGAGCCATCGAATCGGGATTTATTACTTCGATTAATCTTAATTGCATTGACTTGCCGGATAACTTCAAATTATATCAGAATTATCCCAATCCTTTTAATCCTGTAACCAATATATTATATGAATTAAGCGAGCCTGCGGTTGTTAATCTCGCCGTATTTAATTCATCTGGTCAAAAGATAGCTACCCTCGTTAGCGGATTTCAGGAAAGGGGCAGCTATAAATTGAC